In Desulforegulaceae bacterium, the genomic stretch ATAAATATAGGCTCGCTCCACAATATCTAAATCCGCATCAGGATGATATTCTAAAATTTTGTCAAGTATGTCGTTAATCCTGATCATAAAGTCTTTATCCGATTCTTCTCACCCAGGTTGAATGATTTTCAAGTTTGGTAATTTGTTAATTTAATTATAACAAAGCTCAATAAATAAAAATTGCTGGTTTAAAATCTCCAAGGGTTTTATATTTAAAAAATTAAATTCAGCCACTTTTAATTAAACCCAGTTGGCTTAAAATATAAGCACCACTAAATTCCTAATATGCTTTTGCAAAAACAGCTTTTTCTTTTGCTTTCTTTTCGCAATAAACGCATTGCTCGCCCTGATTTACTTTATATCCAAAAGGCAGGCATCTGATTGTAACCTTAAGTTCCTCCTGAATCTTTTCTTCACATTCAGGATCCCCACACCAGCCGGAAACAGCAAATCCCCCGTGAATTTCTGGTTTTTCTAAATTTTCAGGAGTGAAAAAAGAAATAAATTTATCTTTATTATTAATTTCTTTTGTGTTGGCAGCTAAAAATTGTTTGGCCTTTTCAAACATTGAGTCATGAATTTCATCAAAAATATCACAAATACATGATTTCAGCTCATCAATTGTAAATGATTTTTTTTCTTTTGGCCCCAAATCTCTTCTTGAAACCATTATTGAATTGTTTTCAATATCCCTTGGACCTATTTCAATTCTAAGGGGAACTCCTTTTTTTATCCATTCCCAATTCTTGCCTGGAACATCTCTATAATCTTTTTCAATTATTAGATTTTTACCAAAATACTTTAAGTCTAAAAGGGAATCATAAATGCTGTCACAAAAGGAAATAATTTTATCTTTGTCACTGTTTTTGGGAAATACAGGAAGAATTACTAAGTTTGCCGAAGCAACTCTTGGGGGAAGCATTATTCCGTCATCATCCCCATGTACCATTATAATTCCACCTATCATTCTTGTTGAAGCTCCCCAGGAAGTTGTATAAGCCAACTCTTCAACACCTTCTTCATTTTGAAACTTTATTCCTGAAGCCTTTGAAAAATTTTGTCCCAAAAAATGAGATGTTCCGGTCTGAAGTGCTTTTTTATCCTGCATCATGGCTTCTATACACAAAGTTTCAACTGCTCCGGGGAATTTTTCAGATTCAGATTTTCTTCCGTGAAGAACTGGGATTGCAAGATAATTTTCCACAAAATCCTTATAAACTTCAAGCATCATATTTGTTCTTGAAAGAGCTTCTTCAGATGTAGAATGAGCAGTATGACCTTCCTGCCATAAAAACTCACTTGTTCTTAAAAATGTTCTTGTACGCATTTCCCATCTTACAACATTGGCCCATTGATTGATAAGAAGGGGCAAATCACGATAACTTGTAACCCATTTGGCAAACTGAGCCCCAATTATGGTTTCAGAGGTGGGCCTTACAATCAAAGGCTCGGCAAGCTCTCCAGCAGGCTTAAGCCCGCCTTTTCCGTCTGACTCAAGCCTGTGATGGGTAACAACAGCACATTCTTTGGCAAACCCTTCTACATGCTCTGCCTCTTTTTCCATAAACCCTAGGGGAATAAACAAGGGGAAATAAGCATTTTTAACTCCTGTTTTTTTAAACATATCATCAAGAGCTCTGACCATATTCTCCCAAAGAGCATAACCCCAGGGTTTTATCACCATACACCCTCTTACAGGGGATGACTCTGCAAGTTCAGACACCTTAACCACCTGCTGATACCATTCAGGATAATCTTCGCTTCTTGTAGGAGTTACTGCTGTTTTTGACTTTTTTGCCATTTATATAAAACCTTTCATAAAAATTTAAAATTTATTTAAAATCAGCCAAGCTTAAAATCTGGAAGATCAGTTTTTGCCTAAAACCATTTCTTTTACTTCTTTAACAAGAATTTCAACCATTTTGTCCTGGGGAATTTTTTTTACAACTTTCCCTTTTTTAAATAAAATCCCCTCCCCGTCTCCTCCGGCAATTCCTATATCTGCCTCTCTTGCTTCTCCAGGACCGTTTACAGTACAGCCCATAATTGCAATTTTTACGGGTTTATTTATACCAACAAGCTCTTTTTCAACATCTTCAAGAAGCTTGAACAGATCTATTTTACACCTTCCACAGGTAGGACAGGAAATAATATCAACACCTTTTTGTCTTAAATCAAGAGATTTTAAAATTTCAAACCCAACCCTTACTTCCTCAACAGGATCCCTTGTAAGAGAAACCCTTAAAGTATCGCCTATCCCCTGGGAAAGCAAAAGTCCAAGCCCAATTGAAGATTTAACTATACCTGGATAAAGCCCTCCGGCTTCTGTTATTCCAAGGTGAAGGGGAAGTTCACTTATTTTTGAAAAAAGAGTATAGGCTTTAATTGTACGATCAATATCCGAAGCCTTAAGAGACACCTTGATATTGTGAAAATCAAGATCTTCAAGTATCTGAATATGAGTTTTAGCACTTTCAACCATAGCTTCGGGCACTGCTCCCCCGTATTTAGTTAAAAGTTCTTTTTCAAGGGAACCTGCATTAACCCCTATTCTTATAGGAACCTCAAGAGAGGCTGCTGCCTTTACAACTTCTTCAACCTTCCATTTTGCTCCTATATTTCCAGGATTTATCCTCAATCCTGAAACTCCTGAGTCCAGAGAAAAAAGGGCGAGTTTATAATCAAAATGAATATCTGCAATTACTGGAATCTTTGAACTTTGGCAGATTTTCTCCAAAGCTTTTGCAGCTTCTTCTCCCGGAACTGCAACCCTTACAATTTCACAGCCTGAATTTTCCAGTTTTTTTATCTGATTAATTGTTGATTCAATATCTTCAGTTTTTGTGTTTGTCATTGACTGAACACTTATGGGAGAATCTCCTCCTATATGGACATTGCCCACCTTGATTTGTTTTGTTTTTTTTCTTTCCATTATCCCTGCCATATTTTTATACTTTGTAAATCATCAAACCCAAACCTAATTTTACCAAATTATTAACAAAGAAAAAGCTTAAATTCAATCACACTGAGACTCTACTCCCTTAAAAGTAAAATTCATATAAAATTTATTCTGGGATTAAACGATTTTAAATTTGCCCAATATAACGGCAAATTGTATCACTATAACTAATGCATCTTAATTCATAAGATGGACTAAAATCAAAAAGCCCGAAGGGCTTGGTGTTTTTTTTAAAAAAACAGCTTAAATTCATTGTGATTTTTTATTTAAAAATATGAAACATTCAATTTATATTATTATCTATATATTCAATAACAGCCCATAGTGTATTAATTTGAACTAATTTTTAAAACAGTCTATAAGCTTTATTTGTATTTATTAATAACCTGTTTTTTCTATTGACCAAGGACGCTGAATTGAATCAAAAAGACAAGGTGGTTATTTTAAAATATTTCACAGAATTTTTTCTGATTCTGCTCCTTTCAGTGTCTATTTACCTTTGTTATTATGTTTATATAAATGAAACAAAAAATCAAAAACTGGAGCTTTTTGATGAAATAACCAATTCTGGAATTTTAAAAGCCGCTATAATTGACTATGATATCACAGATAAATATCCAGGCCCGGGCAATGAATACTTCATAGATGTTGCTGATTTCCTGGCATCCAGACTTTGGGCAAGGCTTGAACTTATAAACTGCAAAACTTTTAAGGAAGCAGAAGAGCTTGTTCTTTCAAAAAAAGCAGATATTCTTATAATTTCCAACCCTAAAGACAAATATAAAAAAACTTCCCTTGCCTTTTCAAAACCTTATCTCACAGTTTCCTGGCATCTTGTTGTTAACAGGGACAACTTAGCTGTTAACAATATAAAAGATCTTAAAAAAGACCATAAGCTTATTGTTACTAAAAACTGCCCCGGGATTAAAAACATACCAAAATCTGAAAAAGAAAACCTCAATTTAATTGAAACCACTGAGTTTAATATTGAAAATATTTTTTCAAAAATCGAATCCGGAGAAATTACAGGAACCATAGCAGACAATCTTACAGGCAGGAGCCTTAAATACTTACATCCAAAAGTTGCCCTGGCAGACCAAGTTAATGAAAATACTCAAATTGGATTTGCACTTCATCCCCTTGCAAAGGATTTGATGTTCAGGATAAATATATTCATTGATAATATTAAGGACGAGGAAATCTTAAACCTGATTGCTTCCCATTATTTCCATAAAGTTGATGTGTTTGAGTATCTTGATTTAAGGAAATTTCACAGAAAAATCAATTCAAAAATTCCTGAATACTACCCTTTGATAAAAAAATATGCAGATGAATACCAACTGGACTGGAGACTGCTTACTGCACAGATCTATCAGGAATCACACTTTGATGAATGGGCTAAAAGCAATGCAAAAGCAAAAGGGCTTATGCAATTAATGCCAAACACTGCGGCAGCTCTTGGGGTTAGAAATATTTATTCTCCTGAAGAAAATATCAGGGCCGGGGCCATGTACTTGAAAAAACTTTATGATATTTTCAGCAGCTCTTCGGGAGAGGACAGAATGAAAATTGCCCTTGCCTCCTACAATGTGGGCCAGGGACATATTTATGATGCCAGAAAGCTTTCAAGAAAATTCGGAGTGGACCCAGAAAAATGGTATAATATGGTAATGATTTTACCTTTGCTCAAAAAAAAGGAGTATTATAGTACCCTGACCTATGGCTACGCAAGAGGAGACGAACCAGTCACCTATGTTAGAAAAATATATGGATTTTACAAAATCCTTAAAATAATTTTTCCGGCAGAGCCTGACTTTTCAATTAAAGGCTCTGCCGAAAAACAATAGATATTTTTCAACTTATTGAAATTTTTCAACTTATTGAAAAAATGGATTTAATTTTCTTTCAGCACCAATTGTTGTTTCAGGCCCATGACCTGGAAAAACTTTTACATCATCTCCAAGTGGAAATAACTTTGTCCTTACATTTTTTATAAGATCTCCATAACTCCCCCCAGGAAGATCTGTTCTTCCGATTGAACCTGCAAACAAAGTATCTCCGGGAAACAAAACTTTTTCTTTTTCGCAGTAAAGAGAAACTCCTCCCTTTGAATGCCCGGGAGTATGAATAACTTTTATAGTAAGTTCTCCAAACTCTATAAGATCTCCATCTTCAATAAATCTGTCAGGCGGAGGTGAGTTTTCAGCACTTAACCCAAAACTTACAGCCATTGTAGAAAGCTGGGACAGCATGGGGGCATCTTCCTCATGGATTAGAATTTTGGCACCGGTTGCATCTTTCATAGCCTTGTTTGCAGCTACATGATCGAAATGTCCATGGGTGTTGATGATGTACTTTAAAGTAAGTTTTTCATCTGCCAGAGCCATTAAAATTCTTTCATCTTCATCACCGGGATCTATTACAACGGCTTCTCTTGTTTTTTTACATCCAATCACAAAGCAATTGGCCATTATAGGTCCCACTGGCAATACTTTTAAAATCATGTCAACTCTGCCTTTCATTTTTTTCCAGGGTTTTTCTTATACTGTCGAGAAGACCGTTAATAAATCCTCCCGATTCCCTTGTCCCGAATTTCTTTCCTATGTCTATAGCCTCATTGATACTGACTTTATGAGGAATATCAAAGCAGTAACAAAGTTCATAAACAGCAAATCGTAAAATATTTCTGTCAACACAAGACATTCTGTGCAAACGCCAATTACTTGAGTGTTTCTCAATGACTCTGTCGATATCTTCCTTGTTTTCAACTACCCCTTCAGTTAAAAGATTTAAAAACTCTGATTCTCCTGAAGAAAGGTATTTTTTAAAAAGCATAAGGCTTTCATTTGAAAAACTATTCCTGATATCCATGTAAAAAAGAGCCTGAAGTGCAAGCTCCCTTGCTTTTCGACGATAACCCATCAATAACTGCACCAAATTTAAAGTTCTTTGATAAGATTTGCCATCTCAATTGCCGACATGGCAGCTTCAACGCCTTTGTTTCCTGCTTTTGAACCTGCTCTTTCAATGGCCTGCTCTATTGTGTCTGTGGTAAGAATTCCAAATACAACTGGAATTCCTGTTTCAAGAGAAACCATGGCTATTCCTTTTGCTGCTTCACTGCTCACATATTCAAAGTGAGGAGTTGCCCCTCTTATAACTGCACCAAGGCAAATAATTGCATCATATTTTTCTTTTGCTGCAGCTCTTTTGGCAATCAAAGGGATTTCAAAGGCTCCTGGAACTTTTATTATTTCAATGTCATTATCTTCTGCACCATGACGAATAAGAGCATCAATTGCACCGCCTGTAAGCCGATCTGTTATAAAATCATTAAACCGGGCAACTATTATTGCATATTTTTTTCCTGAGGCGTCCAACTTTGCTTCAATTATTTCAGGCATTTTAATTATCCTCTTTTAATAAAAATAAATTTTTCTGTAATAACAATGTTTTACAGATTATTAACTGATAATTGGCTAAAAATCAGAATTTTCTCATTTAAACCTGTTTATAAACTGAGAAATCACACTTTTTGCCCATCTTTTTCTTCAAGGTCATCCCCAACTTTTTCAAGCATATGACCCATTCTCATTTTTTTACATTTTAGATATTCGCAATTTATGTCATTTGGATCAATTTCTATTGGAACCTGTTCAACTATGCTTAACCCGTAGCCTTCAAGGCCTACCATTTTTTTTGGATTATTTGTCATCAGTCTCATTTTTGTAACACCGATATCAGCAAGTATCTGGGCTCCTATGCCGTAGTCACGCATATCCGGCTTGAATCCAAGTTTTATATTTGCATCCACTGTGTCATAACCCTGATCCTGAAGAACATAGGCTTTAATTTTATTAACAAGCCCTATTCCTCTTCCTTCCTGTCTTATATAAAGGAAAATTCCTGAGCCTTCTTTTTCTATTTGTTGCATTGACTTAACAAGCTGATCCCCGCAATCGCATCTCATGGAACCAAAAATATCTCCTGTAAGACATTCTGAATGAACTCTTACAAGAACCGGTTTATCAGGATCCAAT encodes the following:
- the proS gene encoding proline--tRNA ligase, producing MAKKSKTAVTPTRSEDYPEWYQQVVKVSELAESSPVRGCMVIKPWGYALWENMVRALDDMFKKTGVKNAYFPLFIPLGFMEKEAEHVEGFAKECAVVTHHRLESDGKGGLKPAGELAEPLIVRPTSETIIGAQFAKWVTSYRDLPLLINQWANVVRWEMRTRTFLRTSEFLWQEGHTAHSTSEEALSRTNMMLEVYKDFVENYLAIPVLHGRKSESEKFPGAVETLCIEAMMQDKKALQTGTSHFLGQNFSKASGIKFQNEEGVEELAYTTSWGASTRMIGGIIMVHGDDDGIMLPPRVASANLVILPVFPKNSDKDKIISFCDSIYDSLLDLKYFGKNLIIEKDYRDVPGKNWEWIKKGVPLRIEIGPRDIENNSIMVSRRDLGPKEKKSFTIDELKSCICDIFDEIHDSMFEKAKQFLAANTKEINNKDKFISFFTPENLEKPEIHGGFAVSGWCGDPECEEKIQEELKVTIRCLPFGYKVNQGEQCVYCEKKAKEKAVFAKAY
- the ispG gene encoding flavodoxin-dependent (E)-4-hydroxy-3-methylbut-2-enyl-diphosphate synthase, which produces MERKKTKQIKVGNVHIGGDSPISVQSMTNTKTEDIESTINQIKKLENSGCEIVRVAVPGEEAAKALEKICQSSKIPVIADIHFDYKLALFSLDSGVSGLRINPGNIGAKWKVEEVVKAAASLEVPIRIGVNAGSLEKELLTKYGGAVPEAMVESAKTHIQILEDLDFHNIKVSLKASDIDRTIKAYTLFSKISELPLHLGITEAGGLYPGIVKSSIGLGLLLSQGIGDTLRVSLTRDPVEEVRVGFEILKSLDLRQKGVDIISCPTCGRCKIDLFKLLEDVEKELVGINKPVKIAIMGCTVNGPGEAREADIGIAGGDGEGILFKKGKVVKKIPQDKMVEILVKEVKEMVLGKN
- a CDS encoding transglycosylase SLT domain-containing protein translates to MNQKDKVVILKYFTEFFLILLLSVSIYLCYYVYINETKNQKLELFDEITNSGILKAAIIDYDITDKYPGPGNEYFIDVADFLASRLWARLELINCKTFKEAEELVLSKKADILIISNPKDKYKKTSLAFSKPYLTVSWHLVVNRDNLAVNNIKDLKKDHKLIVTKNCPGIKNIPKSEKENLNLIETTEFNIENIFSKIESGEITGTIADNLTGRSLKYLHPKVALADQVNENTQIGFALHPLAKDLMFRINIFIDNIKDEEILNLIASHYFHKVDVFEYLDLRKFHRKINSKIPEYYPLIKKYADEYQLDWRLLTAQIYQESHFDEWAKSNAKAKGLMQLMPNTAAALGVRNIYSPEENIRAGAMYLKKLYDIFSSSSGEDRMKIALASYNVGQGHIYDARKLSRKFGVDPEKWYNMVMILPLLKKKEYYSTLTYGYARGDEPVTYVRKIYGFYKILKIIFPAEPDFSIKGSAEKQ
- a CDS encoding MBL fold metallo-hydrolase, translated to MKGRVDMILKVLPVGPIMANCFVIGCKKTREAVVIDPGDEDERILMALADEKLTLKYIINTHGHFDHVAANKAMKDATGAKILIHEEDAPMLSQLSTMAVSFGLSAENSPPPDRFIEDGDLIEFGELTIKVIHTPGHSKGGVSLYCEKEKVLFPGDTLFAGSIGRTDLPGGSYGDLIKNVRTKLFPLGDDVKVFPGHGPETTIGAERKLNPFFQ
- the nusB gene encoding transcription antitermination factor NusB; translated protein: MGYRRKARELALQALFYMDIRNSFSNESLMLFKKYLSSGESEFLNLLTEGVVENKEDIDRVIEKHSSNWRLHRMSCVDRNILRFAVYELCYCFDIPHKVSINEAIDIGKKFGTRESGGFINGLLDSIRKTLEKNERQS
- the ribE gene encoding 6,7-dimethyl-8-ribityllumazine synthase; this encodes MPEIIEAKLDASGKKYAIIVARFNDFITDRLTGGAIDALIRHGAEDNDIEIIKVPGAFEIPLIAKRAAAKEKYDAIICLGAVIRGATPHFEYVSSEAAKGIAMVSLETGIPVVFGILTTDTIEQAIERAGSKAGNKGVEAAMSAIEMANLIKEL